A window of Chromohalobacter canadensis genomic DNA:
CTTACCCTTATTTTGTATACAACAACTGCGAACAACATAGCATCAGGAGACGCGCATGCGCCAACCCTTGCTCTCGCCACGCCCTACGACGCTCGACCGCTCAGCCTTCGTGGAAGCGTACGGCAGTATTTACGAACATTCTCCGTGGATCGCCGAGGAAGCATGGGATAGCGGCCTCGCGGCCCATCATGACAGCCCCGCGGGCCTCGTCGAGGCGATGGCCGCCGTGCTCGACGCCGCCTCCGCCGAGCGCCAGCTCGCCGTCATCCGCGCGCATCCTGACCTGGCCGGCAAGGTCGCGCTGGATGGCGGGCTGACCCAGGCCTCGACCCAGGAACAAGCCGGTGCCGGGCTCGATCAGTGCACACCGGAGGAGCTCGCCCGCTTCGAGCGCCTGAACGCCGCCTACAAGGAACGCTTCGGCTTTCCCTTCGTGATGGCGGTCAAGGGCTACCATCGCCGCGAGATTCTCGACGCCTTCGAGGCTCGTCTCGCGCATACGCCCGACGAGGAGCGCCGCACCGCCATCACGCAGATCCATCGCATCGCACGGCTCCGCCTGGACGCCCATGCCGCCTGAAGGCAACCCTGCGCCAGGATAAGCGGCGGCTTGCGCCTTTGGTGGGCTGGCGAGGCAGCGGAATTCGTGGAAGAATTTTCCATGAATGCTTCGTGAGAGAGAGAGCCAAGCGTGACGGAAAGCAAACGCAAGTCGGTCGGACGCCCCGCCGGCAACGGCAAAACCACCAGCGGCCACAGTCAATCGTTGGTGCGGGGCCTGAGTATTCTCGAAGGGCTCGCCGCCGCGCCCGGCGGGCTGGCCCTGTCCGATATCGCCCAGATCGTGGGCCTGGCCCCGTCGACCACGCACCGCTTGCTGCAGGCGCTCCACCAGCAGGGCTTCATCGCTCAGGATGCGGAGATGGGCGTGTGGCACATCGACGCCAAGACGTTCCGCGTGGGCAATGCCTTCCTCGAGGCACGCGATTTCGTTGCTACCGCCCGCCCCTTCCTGCACCAGTTGACGGCGGAGACCGAGGAAACCGCCAACCTGGGCATCCGGGATCAGGGCATGGCCGTGTTTCTCGCCCAGAGCGAGTCGCCGCAGATGATGCGCATGATCACGCGACTGGGCTCGCGCGCCCCGCTGCATGCCTCGGGCGTCGGCAAGGCACTGCTCGCCTGGCTGCCGCGCGACGAGGTCGAGCGCATCCTCCACACGCGCGGGCTCGACAAGGTGACGCCCAATACCCTCGACACGCCGTCCCGTCTGCGCGACGCCCTCGGCGAGATCCGCCGTCAGGGCTATGCCTGCGACCGCGAGGAACACGCCATCGGCCTCAACTGCGTGGCGGCAACACTGCACGACGAGAACGGCCTGCCGCTCGCCGCCATTTCGGTGTCCGGTCCCGCCGCGCGTATTCCCGAAGCACGCCTCGCCGAGCTCGGTGGCCTGGTGAGCCGCGCCGCCCGCGAGATCACGGCACGCCTGGGCGGTCGGCTGCCCGGCGCTCAGGACTGAACAGACAAGCTAACTTAGTCTCGTTAGCCATTTCATTGAAAATCTCTGATTGTCGTTGCTTGATTGGCTGGGCCTGCTCTTCCACCCGCGTCATGAACGACCTGGCATCCTTGGCGGCCAGCAAAGGATGCCAGGTCGTTCATCTGATCATCGGGGAACCTGC
This region includes:
- a CDS encoding IclR family transcriptional regulator, giving the protein MTESKRKSVGRPAGNGKTTSGHSQSLVRGLSILEGLAAAPGGLALSDIAQIVGLAPSTTHRLLQALHQQGFIAQDAEMGVWHIDAKTFRVGNAFLEARDFVATARPFLHQLTAETEETANLGIRDQGMAVFLAQSESPQMMRMITRLGSRAPLHASGVGKALLAWLPRDEVERILHTRGLDKVTPNTLDTPSRLRDALGEIRRQGYACDREEHAIGLNCVAATLHDENGLPLAAISVSGPAARIPEARLAELGGLVSRAAREITARLGGRLPGAQD
- the uraD gene encoding 2-oxo-4-hydroxy-4-carboxy-5-ureidoimidazoline decarboxylase, which encodes MRQPLLSPRPTTLDRSAFVEAYGSIYEHSPWIAEEAWDSGLAAHHDSPAGLVEAMAAVLDAASAERQLAVIRAHPDLAGKVALDGGLTQASTQEQAGAGLDQCTPEELARFERLNAAYKERFGFPFVMAVKGYHRREILDAFEARLAHTPDEERRTAITQIHRIARLRLDAHAA